In Dysidea avara chromosome 6, odDysAvar1.4, whole genome shotgun sequence, the genomic stretch AGAAGAGCAAACATCTCAATTAAATCTCTACAGTTTTACAATATTCCATCACCAGTATTAATGCTAGAAGAATACTTATTTTCATTATCAAGGATGATCTGTTCTTTCAGTGACTTCTTTACTTCAGTATTCCAAGCAGAATTAGACCTATGAAACATTATTATATTTTTAGAAGATTTCTAACGAACAAACCTCTCTTCCAAGTTGAACTGCTTTTCCTCAGGCAATGCCTGATAAATGGCACCAATTTTGCTCTAAAATTCATATAAATAAAACTGATCAATATAGCAACCGATATGCTTACACTTAAGTCTGAAGGCAACCTCTTTTGCTAATCATCCGGTGTACTAGTACTACTGGATGACAATGATGAATCTGCCACCTCAATACCAGCTTGATGTTCAATTTTATCAACTCGAATCATTATTCCATTCATTTGCTGCTTCAGTTCGTTTTGTGCTTTTAATATCTTCCTCAAAGTATCTTCCATTGATGTAATTTCATCACTTTCAGTTAATGGCAATTGCCGTACAGGTGGAGGCTGCAACTGCAATTGTATTCTAGTTGGGGTATCAGGTGGTGTACATCGGGGTGTTGGGTGAGCCACAGCAGTACCAGACTCTTGTGTAGATGGAGAAAACGAAGGAATTGCACTACCAGGTGGCCAATAATAAGAGTTTTCCGGCTGCTCCATGTAGGATGACCTTGACGAGCGTCGCACCACATAACTCGACTTGAAATTTGCTGCCTGTAGTGGCTGTAAACATGGCAGCATCAGTGTTCAGTGTTACTACTAACAATCTAAACTTACATTTCGTCTTTCTTCCATGTGGCCCGAGTGAACTGGGAAATGATACTCGCCGTACTGCCTGTGTACAGGCGTCCTCTTCGAGGTCCTCTAAGATGTCGCCATGCCTTCTCTCTGTACACGTGCGAACACGCACCAAATACTGAGAAAAGGCACCAAAATATACGGAAAGGTCCACGAATGGCGGCTATGTAACTCGGAAATATGAGAGAATGAGAGAAGAaccatcagtattattgatgacacaaacaattacaatcaaatgtcctcggacacatgctaccacaaaaatagggcataaaaagccccacaggtgggcatggcaaggagtacaattaacaaaaaacaaaacacacacacaattaataatgaaaaatgtcttGCCAACATAATGTTGGCTTTTGACGAAAAGCGACATTATGCCAGGAAATATTGTGACCACTGTGGCTGTTATGTATGTAAGACAACGTGGTACAACCATCGTCTAGGCATGTCTTCTCAAAGTCTCACAACAGAGGAAACTGAGGTAGTTGCTGAAGAAACAGTGTCGGTAACCCCAGTGACTGTACCAgcattagcaaaaaaaaaaaaggtacaTATACGGCATATTAATTTTGCTGCTACGTTGGTATGGCATGTCTTATACATATCATGGATTTCCCTTGCCTACCACAGTCAGACAAAAGCCAGTACACACTGAAACCAAAGCTAATATAGTTGCCTTAATATACTAAATGTGTACCAGTTATATTAGTTAGTGGAACTGGCTATCATAGTATATAGTTAACGTGCCCTGTAGGAATAATCATTGCGAGTTAATAAGCTATTTTTAAAGGCCGTTGGTAGCTATTTTTGCTGTACAGTGATTTTAAATTGCAAATTGCACACCAACTAGTTAATGCATTAGGGCATCTGTCATATCCCAGAATAAGCCAACAATGACAGCAGACAATGGATGACACATGCGTCTATTTAATTAACATACACTCACCACACTGTACCTATATTATCATAGTGATACTACagtacaatcaagtcacccagtagggactgcaactatatttcaagtcaccatgtagagagtttttAGCTAGGAGATCAGCTACACCACTGTCAAGTTGTTGTCTGGTTTTTCTGTCATATTCACATCAAATAAAATAATGACGTATGCAGAtggatttgtttgttgtatcaTAGTAATTTATGATTATCTTTCTTGCATAAATTATGTGCAAAAACTGCTGTTCCTAGTTCTTGACAAAAATTAGGTATAGTATCATTCCATGATGCAGTTAAtcttaaatattttatgtgGCCATACTTGTGGGTCATGCCACTAGGGATGCGGagattatgctggaataatttcgggcataataggtatgtgtggaaatcaggaattatgctagcattttgaggtgtttataaagctttaacagtaggaaaatctgcagattgcacaattccgttaaaaaaaatcgagatactctaatagagcagtcagaaactctaatagaacagtcattgaatattatttactctaataaagcagtcatattgaaatgaaattctctaatacagcaaccagctaaagaattcaagactatttgaagcttaaacatcaatgaaaatggtctgatacagcaataaactggcattattagccaattatggtggcataattttgggaataatgggcaattctcaaaagcataataggtgattttttgagcgcataatgctcaatttttggagcataatagcctcatgcctacatGCCACAGACTAACTGGGATTATGACATTCATGATCATGACTTTCCCAATCCCATATGGGTATAGGTATATCAGTGTCGAAACTGGgtcaggtcatccgggtcacattttgtctaaGTGTGACCCACTGTATGAGTCTGACCCATGTCTGAAATAAAGTACTTGGTTGGAAGTGTAGCAATTCATCATACCAGTCTAGTCCTGGTGTAGCCCAGCTgctttgtgagccacacccacttatcaggaaTATGTCATACTAATTATATGGCTAAATGAGATAGATAACGACTTAGAATGTAACTTTCTCAGTCTGTAACTTACTGCATTCAGCCACCATTGCCaggtacaataattattgtacacaaaaaagggtggatgagaaacaaagTTTACGTGTTTTAGTGATACACACATATTGTCTGACTTGTTGTCTCCATACATTTTGATAATTTCCATCCCACCACCACACATttctatgtatgtattatatacactattcaaattaattttatgtctAGATtcatcactgtgaaaaaagagggatataagatggtatttccagtggcttattgaatacaaaaaagcttggtataacctgtattatactaacaatcccacataaggctttagttaatgtgttaaacatactgaaaccatatatgtgatggtatagtgtgggaattatatcagatataagctatttcaagtattgcggtaattaaactgaaaccatacatgcaatagtatagtatgcattatactaaagtataagatgagtataatacaggatttatattaaggctaatttgtattcaataagccactggaaataccatattatatcccacctttttcacagtgcatATCAATGCAAAACTAGTTCACGTACTGAGCTTATCTGTAGTACAAGCAATGAAATAACTTCAAATGTATAGTAGCATGCAGAAGTTATATTACTATTTATGTTATTATGCATTTGTACTGATTTGCTTTTATGCATGCACAGTTTGATTTTAGCAGGACATCTTCTGATGATGACAATTCTGATTGTGGAAGTGATTATAATGTACAATGTGAAGATATGGAATGGTATCATACACCACTTTTTGGAGACGAACAAAATGAATCAACTGATAATGGAGAATTGATGTTGATGAAGACACAGTATGTGTATTATGAagttgtatgtagctatatttgtatgtaatgcatgcatacacattcaGTATTCATTGGGTGCATTTTTCACTACACCTAGTACAtatgcatgtgtacacacaaTGATTAAAATGCTTGTACCCTTTATTTTAAATTGTGGTGTTGTGCTTTGCTAAAGCTAGACATAGTGCTGCACATTTGTTGTCAATGTCCTCATTATTATGACTGTACATTTATGTGTGCAATGCTTTTCATTGCAAGAAAACAATCAGAACTAAAATTATACTATGCCATATGGCTCAAAATTTTTGTAGTTTAAAAATTTTTGTAGTTTTGGTAGCTATAGCAATCCTACAAAAATTTGATAAGTACTGAATAATTTGGTAACGAGGCAATGCTTAAGACAAAATGAAAAGTTTGCCAGCTTTGTCAccttcacagcaaaaatattaTGAGCATTTAGGAGTTCACGAATACAAGGGTGTATTTCACCTCGCACCAGCATCTGTTCGTCTTGGTGTGCGCATGGATACCTCTCACACAATCTGGCAGTGCCCACCCCTTTACATAAAAAGAAGTGTCTGGTTACTCTAGCATTACAGAGTTGTAATaatggaatgtaattaaacaatgatgtcacaataatggCAGCAAGAATGCCATGTAACCATACTAAATAAGTTCTTGATATAAGTCAACAAACAGCTACTAACATAACCAAAGATACTTTCCATATCAATTAGGTAGCATCACTAATGTAGTGTACATCTACATGACCCTTTACTACCTTTATCTTTTGTTCTTTTAAAGAACAGGCAATTACAAGCAGCCTCAATCATA encodes the following:
- the LOC136257334 gene encoding uncharacterized protein; the encoded protein is MEERRNPLQAANFKSSYVVRRSSRSSYMEQPENSYYWPPGSAIPSFSPSTQESGTAVAHPTPRCTPPDTPTRIQLQLQPPPVRQLPLTESDEITSMEDTLRKILKAQNELKQQMNGIMIRVDKIEHQAGIEVADSSLSSSSTSTPDD